One part of the Arthrobacter sp. B1I2 genome encodes these proteins:
- a CDS encoding glutamine synthetase family protein — protein MTTLSERPVLDIVSDRNAFAAHQEKNLSAAVIEEMQRKINEAGVEYVYYMLPTIGSRVIAKMVPANHFKRNLEKGIAFHRTALADLQTDRFGNLIGGGIEAKEFVGLPDPETFAPLPWDTSVARVFCSAYEPPHLNEVGGRPLATDSRSLLKRAHAAFTERTGMEVRSGCEPEMTWTGPGMEVIKKPGSSPAYQVENLERMREVFKKLVTYSKALGLDMIEGDYEDDGQLELNWMYDRVELTADRLVTYRQICKQVARELGVHASFMPKPYTGSMGNGCHHNISLWKGDTNLLIDEGRVELHLSDIGRYAVGGMLEHAAGSMSIMASTVNSYKRFWDAGQFAPSAVNWGLDSRACMVRISSNGRMEYRLPDASVNPYLSHTLLIAAMEDGINKQTDPGKPLDDQVRGSAEPKFKPLPLTLGDAIDSLSADPYILNALPEQLGDIYTALKNDEWARYCGAVTDWDRAMYWETLP, from the coding sequence ATGACTACCCTTTCCGAACGCCCCGTCCTTGACATAGTCAGCGACCGCAATGCCTTCGCCGCCCACCAGGAAAAGAACCTCAGCGCCGCCGTCATCGAGGAGATGCAGCGCAAAATCAATGAGGCCGGCGTTGAGTACGTCTACTACATGCTCCCCACCATTGGCTCACGTGTCATCGCGAAGATGGTGCCTGCCAACCACTTCAAACGCAACCTTGAAAAGGGCATCGCGTTCCACCGCACCGCGCTGGCTGATCTTCAGACCGACCGGTTCGGCAACCTCATCGGTGGCGGAATTGAAGCGAAGGAATTTGTCGGGCTTCCGGACCCGGAAACCTTCGCACCCCTCCCGTGGGACACCAGCGTCGCCCGAGTTTTCTGCAGCGCATACGAGCCGCCCCACCTCAACGAAGTCGGTGGCCGCCCGCTGGCAACGGATTCCCGCAGCCTGCTCAAGCGCGCCCACGCAGCATTCACCGAACGCACGGGCATGGAAGTCCGCTCCGGCTGCGAACCGGAAATGACCTGGACCGGTCCGGGCATGGAAGTTATCAAAAAACCAGGCTCCAGCCCCGCCTACCAGGTGGAAAACCTCGAGCGCATGCGCGAGGTTTTCAAGAAGCTCGTGACGTACTCAAAGGCCCTGGGACTCGACATGATCGAGGGTGACTACGAGGACGACGGCCAGCTTGAGCTGAACTGGATGTACGACCGCGTCGAACTGACAGCAGACCGCCTTGTTACCTACCGCCAGATCTGTAAGCAGGTTGCTCGTGAACTCGGCGTTCACGCCAGCTTCATGCCCAAGCCCTACACCGGATCCATGGGCAACGGCTGCCACCACAACATCAGTCTCTGGAAAGGCGACACCAACCTCCTGATCGACGAGGGACGGGTTGAACTTCACCTCAGCGACATCGGCCGCTACGCGGTGGGCGGAATGCTTGAGCACGCCGCGGGATCCATGTCGATCATGGCCTCAACCGTGAACTCCTACAAGAGGTTCTGGGACGCCGGACAATTCGCGCCCAGCGCCGTCAACTGGGGCCTCGACAGCAGGGCCTGCATGGTGCGCATCTCCTCTAACGGGCGGATGGAATACCGCCTCCCGGACGCGAGCGTCAACCCCTACCTTTCCCACACCCTGCTGATCGCTGCCATGGAAGACGGCATCAACAAGCAGACCGATCCGGGCAAGCCCCTCGACGACCAGGTCCGGGGTTCGGCCGAACCCAAGTTCAAGCCCTTGCCGCTGACTCTGGGCGACGCCATCGATTCGCTCAGCGCCGACCCGTACATCCTGAATGCACTCCCCGAACAGCTCGGAGACATTTACACCGCACTCAAGAATGACGAGTGGGCCCGTTACTGCGGCGCCGTCACCGACTGGGACCGCGCCATGTACTGGGAGACCCTGCCGTGA